The Nocardia terpenica genome has a segment encoding these proteins:
- a CDS encoding MspA family porin, with product MSENIRRAAAVAGAVVLGVITSGAAASAAVDSTNSIQDHGRRTIEAMSENTRIDFVPPLDGSPLTREWFHSGKAGFEISGPGAGDWHGHITIGYMVGFPATLSGKIKFQYDTPGLELQLSAPSTLDVFDLIPRLGIELEVGPGPGIQTVEAAGGDISGAEGFIQMSGFHGTVTGVIGPTTIRPFVKVVSADGDTVVSYGPLSQN from the coding sequence ATGAGTGAGAATATTCGGCGGGCCGCCGCGGTGGCGGGTGCCGTCGTCCTCGGCGTGATCACCTCCGGGGCCGCCGCGTCCGCCGCGGTGGACAGTACCAACAGCATTCAGGATCATGGTCGGCGGACGATCGAGGCGATGTCGGAAAATACCCGGATCGACTTCGTGCCGCCGCTGGACGGGAGTCCGCTGACCCGCGAGTGGTTCCACAGCGGCAAGGCCGGATTCGAGATATCGGGGCCGGGCGCCGGGGACTGGCACGGGCACATCACCATCGGGTACATGGTCGGGTTCCCGGCCACGCTGTCCGGGAAGATCAAGTTCCAGTACGACACACCGGGACTGGAGCTCCAGCTCAGCGCGCCGTCGACGCTGGACGTGTTCGACCTGATCCCACGGCTCGGCATCGAACTGGAGGTCGGGCCGGGGCCGGGCATTCAGACCGTCGAGGCGGCCGGGGGCGACATCTCCGGGGCCGAGGGTTTCATCCAGATGTCCGGCTTCCACGGCACGGTGACCGGAGTGATCGGCCCGACCACCATCCGGCCGTTCGTGAAGGTGGTCAGCGCCGACGGCGACACCGTCGTCAGCTACGGTCCGCTGTCGCAGAACTGA
- a CDS encoding transferase produces MVAGCRGCRGTGLDRVLDLGRMPAADHFPRLDDPVGADATHALAMDVCRWCGLAQLAEDDTVVAEPRGVEPRALRDQAADAVARVAAAGLLNGGTVREFGSPHGGTWLPLLTARGYTETPTRPADVVLDSFGLMHEPDQRAAVAARAAALRADGVLLVQFHSLRAIVAQGQWNALRHGHFAYYSLAALCGLLAGAGLHAATAWEFDLYGGTVLVAAGHRRTEPGEQIRRMLAAEAAHFDPASLQAAADRQARDLFSWLECEAAQGNRVYAYGAASRAVALFARAGLTRDHLGGVADASPTKHGRRMPGTDIPIISPETLVAARPDRVLLTLPDLLPEVRAKLPALRGKWVVEIPRPP; encoded by the coding sequence ATGGTCGCAGGCTGCCGGGGCTGCCGGGGCACCGGGCTGGATCGGGTGCTGGATCTCGGGAGAATGCCTGCCGCGGACCATTTTCCGCGCCTGGACGACCCGGTCGGCGCCGATGCGACGCACGCGCTGGCAATGGATGTGTGCCGCTGGTGCGGGCTGGCGCAGCTCGCCGAGGACGACACGGTGGTGGCCGAACCCCGGGGCGTGGAGCCGCGGGCGCTGCGCGATCAGGCGGCCGATGCCGTGGCCCGGGTGGCCGCCGCGGGCCTGCTGAACGGCGGCACGGTGCGCGAGTTCGGCAGTCCGCACGGCGGCACCTGGCTGCCGCTGCTGACCGCCCGCGGTTACACCGAAACACCCACGCGCCCCGCCGATGTCGTGCTCGACAGCTTCGGGCTCATGCACGAGCCGGACCAGCGCGCCGCCGTCGCCGCCCGGGCCGCCGCCCTGCGCGCGGACGGGGTGCTGCTCGTACAGTTCCATTCGCTGCGCGCGATCGTGGCGCAGGGGCAGTGGAATGCGCTGCGGCACGGGCATTTCGCCTACTACTCCCTGGCGGCGCTGTGCGGCCTGCTGGCGGGCGCGGGCCTGCACGCCGCGACCGCGTGGGAGTTCGATCTCTACGGTGGCACGGTGCTCGTGGCCGCCGGGCACCGCCGGACCGAACCCGGCGAGCAGATCCGGCGCATGCTGGCTGCCGAGGCCGCTCACTTCGACCCCGCCTCCCTCCAGGCCGCCGCCGATCGACAGGCGCGCGACCTGTTCTCCTGGTTGGAATGCGAGGCGGCACAGGGCAACAGGGTCTACGCCTACGGCGCGGCCTCCCGGGCGGTGGCCCTGTTCGCGCGAGCCGGGCTGACCCGCGATCACCTCGGCGGTGTTGCCGATGCCTCCCCAACCAAACACGGCCGCCGCATGCCGGGCACCGATATACCGATCATCTCCCCGGAGACTTTGGTCGCCGCGCGGCCGGATCGCGTGCTGCTTACCCTGCCGGATCTCTTGCCGGAGGTGCGGGCCAAGTTACCTGCGCTACGCGGGAAGTGGGTGGTAGAGATTCCGCGACCACCGTGA
- a CDS encoding NAD-dependent epimerase/dehydratase family protein: protein MRVLLTGHQGYLGTVMAPVLRAAGHEVTGLDIGYFADCVLGELPADPPGTATDLREVGADRLAGFDAVVHLAALSNDPLGALAPRITYDINYHASVRLARLAKQAGVRRFLYASTCSVYGAAGDGLVGEDAPLRPLTPYAESKVRVEGEVAALADAEFCPVFLRNATAFGFSPRLRADIVLNNLVGYAVLTGEVRVLSDGTPWRPLVHAEDIAHAFAACLTAPAQRISARAYNIGDEANNLTVADIAGSVADAVPGSRLVITGETGPDPRSYRVDFARARDELGFSARWSIPAGAAELAREYRARGLTAADFAARFTRLARLRALKDAGLLDDSLRRPTVGA from the coding sequence ATGCGGGTGCTGCTCACCGGGCATCAGGGATATCTCGGCACGGTCATGGCGCCGGTGCTGCGTGCCGCGGGACACGAGGTGACCGGGCTGGATATCGGCTATTTCGCCGACTGCGTGCTCGGCGAGCTGCCCGCCGACCCGCCCGGCACCGCCACCGACCTGCGGGAGGTGGGCGCGGACCGGCTCGCCGGATTCGACGCGGTGGTACATCTGGCGGCGCTGTCGAACGATCCGCTGGGCGCGCTCGCGCCGCGGATCACCTACGACATCAACTATCACGCGTCGGTCCGGCTGGCCCGGCTGGCGAAACAGGCCGGGGTCCGGCGCTTCCTGTACGCCTCGACCTGCTCGGTGTACGGGGCCGCGGGCGACGGCCTGGTCGGCGAGGACGCCCCGCTGCGCCCGCTGACCCCCTACGCGGAGAGCAAGGTGCGGGTCGAGGGCGAGGTGGCGGCCCTGGCCGATGCCGAGTTCTGCCCGGTGTTCCTGCGCAATGCCACCGCGTTCGGGTTCTCGCCGCGGCTGCGCGCCGATATCGTGCTCAATAATCTGGTCGGCTACGCGGTGCTGACCGGTGAGGTGCGGGTGCTGTCGGACGGCACGCCGTGGCGGCCGCTGGTGCACGCCGAGGACATCGCCCACGCGTTCGCGGCCTGCCTGACCGCGCCCGCGCAGCGAATCTCGGCCCGCGCCTACAATATCGGCGACGAGGCCAATAATCTCACCGTCGCCGACATCGCCGGGTCCGTGGCCGACGCGGTCCCCGGATCGCGGCTGGTGATCACCGGCGAAACCGGCCCGGACCCGCGCTCCTACCGCGTCGATTTCGCCCGGGCGCGAGACGAATTGGGCTTCTCGGCCCGGTGGAGCATTCCCGCCGGGGCGGCGGAGCTGGCCCGGGAGTATCGGGCACGCGGCCTGACCGCCGCCGACTTCGCGGCACGATTCACCCGCCTGGCCCGCCTGCGTGCCCTGAAAGATGCGGGGCTCCTCGATGATTCGCTGCGGCGACCGACGGTCGGGGCATGA
- a CDS encoding PIG-L deacetylase family protein: MLTLAAAGVREVALLGAHCDDLALGAGGTLLRLAESGAGLRVRALVLCGGGSVRAAEERAALESFCPGAELDLTVLELPDGRTPAHWDAAKSAVARLRRGGDPDLVFAPQRGDAHQDHRLLAELAPTEFRDHPILGYEILKWETDTPRPTLFVPLPTAIAERKAELLLKHYPSQHDRDWFDRDAFLGLSRLRGVQCRAPHAEAFVVDKTVLAFGGV; encoded by the coding sequence GTGCTGACCCTGGCCGCGGCCGGTGTGCGCGAGGTGGCGCTGCTCGGTGCGCACTGCGACGATCTCGCGCTCGGCGCGGGCGGCACCCTGCTCCGCCTCGCCGAATCCGGTGCGGGACTGCGGGTCCGGGCGCTGGTGCTGTGCGGCGGCGGCAGCGTCCGCGCCGCCGAGGAGCGCGCGGCGCTCGAATCGTTCTGCCCGGGAGCCGAACTCGATCTGACCGTGCTCGAGCTGCCGGACGGGCGCACCCCGGCGCACTGGGACGCGGCGAAGTCCGCGGTGGCGCGGTTGCGGCGCGGCGGCGACCCGGACCTGGTGTTCGCGCCGCAGCGCGGGGACGCGCATCAGGATCACCGGCTGCTGGCCGAGCTGGCGCCCACCGAATTCCGCGATCACCCGATCCTGGGGTACGAGATCCTCAAGTGGGAGACCGATACGCCGCGCCCGACGCTGTTCGTCCCGCTGCCCACCGCGATCGCGGAGCGCAAGGCCGAGCTGCTGCTGAAACATTATCCGTCCCAACATGATCGGGACTGGTTCGACCGGGACGCCTTCCTCGGCCTGTCGCGGCTGCGCGGGGTGCAGTGCCGCGCGCCGCACGCGGAGGCGTTCGTCGTCGACAAGACCGTTCTCGCCTTCGGAGGTGTGTGA
- a CDS encoding glucose-1-phosphate cytidylyltransferase has protein sequence MKVVLFCGGYGMRMRGGAEDPVPKPMQMVGPRPLIWHVMRYYAHFGHKDFILCLGYGAAHIKQFFLTYQESASNDFVIRGGRVELLGSDIGDWTITFVDTGLESAIGERLRRVREHLAGEEYFLANYADVLTDAPLDEMIDKCMAAGAAASMMIVPPQSSFHCVDVDPNGAVAHITPVARLPIWENGGYFVLTQEVFDLLPPGGDLVEDACGALAAQGRLLGYQHLGFWKPADTFKERAELDAAYHSGRRPWVVWERSRAC, from the coding sequence GTGAAAGTCGTTCTGTTCTGCGGTGGTTACGGCATGCGCATGCGCGGCGGCGCCGAGGATCCGGTGCCCAAACCCATGCAGATGGTCGGGCCGCGGCCGCTGATCTGGCACGTGATGCGCTACTACGCGCACTTCGGGCACAAGGACTTCATCCTGTGCCTGGGCTACGGCGCGGCCCACATCAAGCAGTTCTTCCTCACCTACCAGGAGTCGGCGTCCAACGACTTCGTCATCCGCGGCGGGCGGGTGGAGCTGCTGGGTTCCGATATCGGCGACTGGACCATCACCTTCGTCGACACCGGCCTGGAGTCGGCGATCGGTGAGCGGCTGCGGCGGGTGCGCGAGCATCTGGCGGGCGAGGAGTACTTCCTGGCCAACTACGCCGACGTGCTCACCGATGCCCCGCTGGACGAGATGATCGACAAGTGCATGGCGGCCGGGGCGGCGGCCTCGATGATGATCGTGCCCCCGCAGTCGTCGTTCCACTGCGTCGACGTGGACCCCAACGGCGCCGTCGCGCACATCACACCCGTTGCGCGGCTACCGATCTGGGAGAACGGCGGGTACTTCGTGCTCACCCAGGAGGTGTTCGATCTGCTGCCGCCGGGCGGGGATCTGGTCGAGGACGCCTGCGGCGCGCTGGCCGCCCAGGGCCGGCTGCTCGGCTATCAGCATCTCGGATTCTGGAAACCGGCCGACACCTTCAAGGAGCGCGCCGAGCTCGACGCCGCCTATCACTCGGGGCGGCGGCCCTGGGTGGTGTGGGAGCGGAGTCGCGCGTGCTGA
- a CDS encoding class I SAM-dependent methyltransferase: MRCRLCDSAQLIDVVDLGATPPCEKFLAPAELDLPEPTYPLHLRLCADCLLLQIPALITPAETFTEYAYFSSYSDSWVRHAKSFVDQAITALGLGSGTLIVEVASNDGYLLRHAVAAGVRCLGIEPSINVGAAARDHGVPTVTAFLDEDLAAAVRAEHGPATLVVANNVYAHVPDLLGFTRALRGLLADDGWVSIEVHHALNLVRLGQFDTIYHEHFQYYTVLSAQNALATAGLTVVDVELLPTHGGSLRLWARPAAVARPRPSVARVLRAESDAGLHSPAGYSGLRPRAERVRQELLRFLLDCRAAGKAVVGYGAPGKGNTLLNYCGIRPDLLSYTVDRNPYKHGRYTPGTRIPIHSPERLDTDRPDVVVALPWNLEAEITAQLRHIGTWGGQLVYPLPTLHHADLSGSFS; encoded by the coding sequence ATGCGTTGCCGTTTGTGCGATTCTGCGCAGCTGATCGACGTCGTCGATCTGGGCGCAACCCCGCCGTGCGAGAAATTTCTCGCACCCGCGGAGCTCGATCTTCCGGAACCGACCTATCCCCTGCACCTGCGACTCTGCGCGGACTGCCTGTTGCTGCAGATTCCCGCGCTGATCACCCCGGCGGAGACGTTCACCGAGTACGCGTACTTCTCCTCGTACTCCGACTCCTGGGTGCGTCACGCGAAATCCTTTGTCGACCAGGCGATCACGGCCCTCGGCCTGGGGTCGGGCACGCTGATCGTGGAGGTGGCCAGCAACGACGGATACCTGCTGCGGCACGCGGTCGCCGCGGGGGTGCGGTGCCTGGGTATCGAGCCGTCGATCAATGTGGGCGCGGCCGCGCGGGACCACGGCGTGCCGACCGTTACCGCCTTCCTGGACGAGGATCTGGCCGCGGCCGTCCGCGCCGAGCACGGCCCGGCGACGCTCGTCGTCGCCAACAACGTGTACGCGCACGTGCCGGACCTGCTGGGTTTCACGCGGGCGCTGCGCGGGCTGCTCGCCGACGACGGCTGGGTGTCGATCGAGGTCCACCATGCGCTGAATCTGGTGCGGCTCGGGCAGTTCGACACCATCTACCACGAGCATTTCCAGTACTACACGGTGCTCTCGGCCCAGAACGCGCTCGCCACCGCCGGATTGACGGTGGTCGACGTGGAACTGCTTCCCACCCACGGCGGTTCGCTGCGGCTGTGGGCGCGCCCCGCGGCCGTCGCCCGGCCCCGACCGAGTGTGGCGCGGGTGCTGCGCGCCGAGTCCGATGCCGGGTTACACAGTCCCGCAGGCTATTCCGGCCTGCGGCCGCGCGCCGAACGGGTGCGCCAGGAGTTGCTGCGGTTCCTGCTGGACTGCCGCGCCGCCGGGAAGGCGGTCGTCGGCTACGGCGCGCCGGGCAAGGGCAACACCCTGCTCAACTACTGCGGTATCCGCCCGGATCTGTTGTCCTACACCGTCGATCGCAATCCGTACAAGCACGGTCGGTACACCCCGGGCACCCGGATTCCGATCCATTCCCCCGAACGTCTCGACACCGATCGCCCCGACGTGGTGGTGGCGCTGCCGTGGAACCTCGAGGCCGAGATCACCGCGCAGCTGCGGCACATCGGCACCTGGGGCGGACAGCTGGTGTATCCGCTGCCGACCCTGCATCATGCGGACCTGTCTGGGAGTTTTTCGTGA
- a CDS encoding sugar transferase, translating to MSVIRSTPPSERECWQADYARRLFAGDLLVVGLAVAAAQIIRFGGPADPPLATRLPLEVRYTVVSILLAMVWAIFLTSAGSRSPRVIGSGTEEYRRVVAATLELFGVAAIGSLIFRVDIARGYLAIALPLGVTGLIAQRRMWRRWIAKRRVAGGYSIRVLVVGSRDAAAAMVTAFSRDPASGYQVAGVCTPDGAASDLWVGDRAIPVVGQDRSILAAVRATGADTVAVTATDNLGPADFRRVAWELDPLGVELIVTPGLVDIAGTRLTHRLVADMPMLHVGKPRYGRAESTGKAVFDLLFSLAALTVIAPVLFAIAIAVKLTSPGPVFYLSERIGRGGRPFRMIKFRSMYVDAEAHIAGLIAAHGGNPLFFKMKRDPRVTPVGRVIRKFSLDELPQFLNVLRGEMSVVGPRPQVRREVDSYDSTMRRRLLVKPGVTGLWQVSGRSDLSLEDSMRLDLSYVENWSMVWDLQLIAKTIGAVTRGDGAY from the coding sequence ATGTCCGTGATCAGGTCCACGCCCCCTTCCGAGCGCGAATGCTGGCAGGCCGACTACGCCCGCCGGCTGTTCGCCGGGGACCTGCTCGTGGTCGGCCTCGCGGTCGCCGCGGCGCAGATCATCCGGTTCGGCGGACCCGCCGACCCGCCGCTGGCGACCCGATTACCGCTCGAGGTCCGCTACACGGTGGTCTCGATATTGCTCGCCATGGTGTGGGCGATATTCCTCACCAGCGCCGGAAGCCGATCGCCGCGGGTGATCGGCAGCGGCACGGAGGAATACCGAAGAGTGGTGGCGGCCACCCTGGAGCTGTTCGGGGTGGCCGCCATCGGATCGCTGATCTTTCGCGTCGACATCGCCCGCGGGTATCTGGCCATCGCGCTGCCGCTGGGCGTGACCGGCCTCATCGCGCAGCGCCGGATGTGGCGTCGCTGGATCGCCAAACGCCGTGTGGCGGGCGGGTATTCGATCCGGGTCCTGGTGGTCGGCAGCCGGGACGCGGCCGCCGCCATGGTGACCGCCTTCTCCCGCGACCCGGCGTCGGGATACCAGGTGGCCGGTGTCTGCACCCCCGACGGCGCCGCATCGGACCTGTGGGTCGGCGATCGCGCGATTCCCGTTGTGGGGCAGGACCGTTCGATCCTGGCCGCGGTGCGGGCCACCGGCGCCGACACCGTCGCGGTGACCGCCACCGACAACCTCGGTCCCGCCGACTTCCGGCGCGTGGCTTGGGAACTCGACCCGCTCGGCGTGGAATTGATCGTCACGCCCGGACTGGTCGACATCGCCGGTACCCGGCTGACCCATCGGCTCGTCGCCGACATGCCCATGCTGCACGTCGGCAAACCGCGCTACGGCCGGGCCGAATCGACCGGCAAGGCCGTGTTCGACCTGTTGTTCTCGTTGGCCGCGCTGACGGTCATCGCCCCCGTGCTGTTCGCCATCGCGATCGCGGTCAAGCTCACCAGCCCCGGCCCGGTGTTCTACCTGTCGGAGCGAATCGGCCGGGGCGGCAGGCCGTTTCGGATGATCAAGTTCCGCAGCATGTACGTCGACGCGGAGGCGCACATCGCCGGACTGATCGCGGCCCACGGCGGCAACCCGCTGTTCTTCAAGATGAAACGGGACCCGCGGGTCACGCCGGTCGGCCGGGTCATCCGCAAGTTCTCCCTCGACGAGCTGCCGCAGTTCCTCAATGTGCTGCGCGGCGAGATGAGCGTGGTGGGCCCGCGCCCGCAGGTGCGGCGCGAGGTCGACTCCTACGACAGCACGATGCGGCGGCGGCTGCTGGTGAAACCCGGCGTGACGGGGCTCTGGCAGGTCAGCGGCCGGTCGGATCTGTCGCTCGAGGATTCCATGCGGCTGGACCTGTCGTACGTGGAGAACTGGTCGATGGTGTGGGATCTCCAGCTGATCGCCAAGACCATCGGGGCCGTGACGCGCGGGGACGGCGCGTACTGA
- a CDS encoding cytochrome P450 has translation MSAPSIPSDFDFTDPDLLSRRLPVAEFAELRRAAPVWWVPQPDGVSGFDDGGYWVVSKLDHIKEISKHPEVFSSSANTAVIRFNGEITRDEIDIQRAMLVNTDPPAHTTLRRIISRGFTPRAVESLRAALTERAERIVHEAKQTGGGNFVQQVACELPLQAIAELLGIPQSDRRKIFDWSNEMISYDDPDFHGNHREATAEIMGYSWNLAEERRKCPVDDIVSELVTADLDGEALGSDEFAWFVILLAVAGNETTRNATTHGMKAFVDFPEQWELYRAERPRTAPDEIVRWATPVTAFQRTATRDTELGGQPIAQGQRVGLFYASANFDEDHFDRPFEFDVTRNPNPHVGFGGTGTHYCLGANLARLQLDLIFNAIADAMPHLRQISEPVRLRSGWLNGIKSWQVAYQ, from the coding sequence GTGTCCGCTCCGTCCATCCCCTCCGATTTCGATTTCACCGATCCCGACCTGCTGTCTCGTCGGCTACCCGTGGCGGAGTTCGCCGAGCTCCGCCGCGCCGCGCCCGTCTGGTGGGTGCCGCAGCCGGACGGGGTGAGCGGGTTCGACGACGGCGGGTACTGGGTGGTGAGCAAGCTCGACCACATCAAGGAGATCTCCAAGCACCCGGAGGTGTTCAGCTCCAGCGCCAATACCGCGGTCATCCGATTCAACGGCGAGATCACCCGCGACGAGATCGACATCCAGCGCGCCATGCTCGTCAACACCGACCCGCCGGCGCATACCACGCTGCGCCGCATCATCTCTCGCGGTTTCACCCCGCGCGCGGTGGAGAGCCTGCGGGCCGCGCTCACCGAGCGCGCCGAGCGAATCGTCCACGAGGCCAAGCAGACCGGCGGCGGCAACTTCGTCCAGCAGGTGGCGTGCGAGCTGCCGCTGCAGGCGATCGCCGAGCTGCTGGGCATCCCGCAGTCCGACCGCCGCAAGATCTTCGACTGGTCGAACGAGATGATCTCCTACGACGACCCCGACTTCCACGGCAATCACCGCGAGGCGACCGCCGAAATCATGGGCTACTCCTGGAATCTCGCCGAGGAGCGGCGCAAGTGCCCGGTCGACGACATCGTCAGCGAACTGGTCACCGCCGATCTGGACGGCGAGGCGCTGGGCTCCGACGAATTCGCCTGGTTCGTCATCCTGCTGGCGGTCGCGGGCAACGAGACCACCCGCAACGCCACCACCCACGGCATGAAGGCGTTCGTCGACTTCCCCGAGCAGTGGGAGCTGTACCGGGCCGAGCGCCCGCGCACCGCGCCCGACGAGATCGTGCGCTGGGCCACGCCGGTCACCGCCTTCCAGCGCACCGCCACCCGCGACACCGAGCTCGGCGGGCAGCCGATCGCGCAGGGACAGCGGGTCGGGTTGTTCTACGCCTCCGCCAATTTCGACGAAGACCACTTCGACAGGCCGTTTGAATTCGATGTCACCCGAAACCCCAACCCGCACGTCGGGTTCGGCGGCACCGGCACCCACTACTGTCTCGGCGCCAACCTCGCGCGCCTGCAGCTCGACCTGATCTTCAACGCGATCGCCGACGCGATGCCGCACTTGCGCCAGATTTCCGAGCCGGTGCGGCTACGCTCTGGGTGGTTGAACGGGATCAAGAGCTGGCAGGTCGCATATCAATGA
- a CDS encoding TetR/AcrR family transcriptional regulator, whose product MTQPARRGRMPAVADADIRRVARALLVDQGPEAVTLRAIARELGITAPALYRYYASRDALVGALRLDICADLAAELSVEVAALPEDGVVQLFALCKGFRRWALAHAREFTLVFASPAGETRSAMREFEEPFGRIFLEAAGKLLTTYDIVTPATDVIPEPLREDLVSFQTELLAVLAESGQKFPAEKLDLGVTYLMMTFWARLYGHVTLEVFGNYPMLVSDPDALFDATLADLARTIGL is encoded by the coding sequence ATGACACAACCCGCACGACGGGGCCGGATGCCCGCGGTCGCCGACGCGGACATCCGGCGGGTGGCCAGGGCGCTGCTGGTCGACCAGGGGCCGGAGGCGGTGACCCTGCGCGCCATCGCGCGCGAGCTGGGCATCACCGCCCCGGCACTGTATCGGTATTACGCCTCGCGCGACGCCCTGGTGGGGGCGCTGCGCCTGGACATCTGCGCCGACCTGGCCGCGGAGCTGAGCGTCGAGGTGGCGGCGCTGCCCGAGGACGGGGTGGTGCAGCTGTTCGCCCTGTGCAAGGGATTTCGGCGCTGGGCGCTGGCGCACGCCCGCGAGTTCACCCTGGTGTTCGCCTCGCCCGCCGGTGAGACCCGCAGCGCCATGCGGGAATTCGAGGAGCCGTTCGGCCGCATCTTCCTGGAGGCTGCGGGCAAGCTGCTCACCACCTACGACATCGTCACCCCCGCCACCGATGTCATTCCCGAGCCGCTGCGCGAGGACCTGGTCTCCTTCCAGACCGAACTGCTCGCGGTCCTGGCCGAATCCGGCCAGAAGTTCCCCGCCGAAAAACTCGACCTCGGCGTCACCTACCTGATGATGACCTTCTGGGCCCGCCTCTACGGCCACGTCACCCTCGAGGTCTTCGGCAACTACCCCATGCTGGTGAGCGACCCGGACGCCCTGTTCGACGCCACCCTCGCCGACCTGGCCCGCACCATCGGCCTGTAA
- a CDS encoding threonine/serine exporter family protein, which yields MSEEVDSDLARDSTPELPGPRWRRVVHRFVDRLTAEREATVDAVVEAPTPLQPIDLADDAKVTQVLELAERVGEVVLASGTAVTDTTTQVEFIAATYGLAQCDIDVTYNSIRISADRGPTLPPASTMRVVRYRSLDFTRLAAVDRLTRRIRREVVPPEDAHAALDTITTAPHPYNRWVATAGWSLLAASVALLLGGGILVAATSFVGTAMIDRANRELNKRGLPFFFQHMAGGAIATVPAIVLATFAGRIEANPSLVVAAGITVLLSGLQLVGAVEDAITGAPITAAARSLEVVMMTAGIIAGVALALRVADLLHAVVPMIDMTSSRDIDNLPLKVAAGAVASMAFALACYAELRALAAAAFSGAAATVCYLVVQHSGFGPVVSSGVAATAVGLAGGLMARRSLTPPLVVAVAGITPLLPGLRLYRGLQALLNSEQLMGLNQLFGAFTVGCALAAGVTLGEWIARFLRRPRIMRRFQGIRHPMPGQ from the coding sequence ATGAGCGAGGAAGTGGATTCGGACCTGGCCCGGGACTCCACACCGGAATTACCGGGACCGCGGTGGCGGCGGGTCGTGCATCGCTTCGTCGACCGGCTCACCGCGGAGCGGGAAGCCACCGTGGACGCCGTGGTCGAGGCGCCGACGCCGCTGCAGCCCATCGATCTGGCCGACGACGCCAAGGTCACCCAGGTGCTGGAGTTGGCCGAGCGGGTCGGCGAGGTGGTGCTGGCGTCCGGCACCGCGGTCACCGACACCACCACGCAGGTCGAATTCATCGCCGCCACCTACGGTTTGGCGCAGTGCGACATCGACGTCACCTACAACTCGATCCGTATCTCCGCCGACCGCGGGCCGACGCTGCCGCCCGCCAGCACCATGCGGGTGGTCCGGTATCGCTCACTGGATTTCACCCGGCTGGCCGCCGTGGACCGGCTCACCCGCCGCATCCGCCGCGAGGTGGTGCCGCCGGAGGACGCGCACGCCGCCCTGGACACCATCACCACCGCGCCGCATCCGTACAACCGGTGGGTGGCCACGGCCGGATGGTCGCTGCTGGCCGCCTCGGTCGCCCTGCTGCTGGGCGGTGGAATCCTGGTCGCCGCAACCAGTTTCGTCGGCACGGCCATGATCGACCGCGCCAATCGTGAACTGAACAAGCGCGGACTGCCGTTCTTCTTCCAGCACATGGCCGGTGGGGCGATCGCCACCGTGCCCGCAATCGTGTTGGCCACCTTCGCCGGTCGCATCGAGGCCAATCCGTCGCTCGTGGTCGCGGCCGGAATCACCGTGCTGCTCAGTGGATTACAACTCGTCGGCGCGGTCGAGGACGCCATTACCGGCGCGCCGATCACGGCCGCCGCGCGTTCGCTCGAGGTGGTGATGATGACCGCGGGCATCATCGCGGGCGTGGCGCTGGCGCTGCGGGTCGCCGATCTGTTGCACGCGGTGGTCCCGATGATCGACATGACCTCCTCCCGCGATATCGACAATCTGCCGCTCAAGGTCGCCGCCGGTGCCGTGGCGTCGATGGCGTTCGCGCTGGCCTGCTATGCCGAGCTCCGGGCGCTGGCCGCGGCGGCGTTCAGCGGCGCGGCGGCGACGGTCTGCTATCTGGTGGTGCAGCATTCGGGATTCGGGCCGGTGGTGTCCTCCGGCGTGGCGGCGACCGCGGTCGGCCTCGCCGGTGGTCTGATGGCCCGCCGCTCGCTCACCCCGCCGCTGGTCGTCGCCGTCGCCGGTATCACTCCCCTGCTCCCCGGTCTCCGCCTGTACCGGGGCCTGCAGGCGTTGCTGAACAGCGAACAGCTGATGGGACTGAACCAGCTGTTCGGTGCGTTCACCGTCGGCTGCGCCCTGGCCGCCGGTGTGACACTGGGCGAATGGATCGCGCGATTCCTGCGGCGCCCCCGAATCATGCGGCGGTTCCAGGGGATTCGGCATCCCATGCCGGGGCAGTGA